From the Etheostoma spectabile isolate EspeVRDwgs_2016 unplaced genomic scaffold, UIUC_Espe_1.0 scaffold00007543, whole genome shotgun sequence genome, one window contains:
- the LOC116678498 gene encoding zinc finger protein 420-like translates to LHNIWTFKSSSESHTGENLHSCDLCGKTFCRRGNLVVHRRAHTREKPYRCEQCGKTFTNSSSFKFHQRTHTGEKPYSCDLCGKTFSRRDSLVVHQRVHTGEKPYRCEQCGKTFTNKTGFKSHQRRHGAEKPYSCDLCGAAFKRQNNLKSHQRVHTGENLHSCDLCGKTFSRRGSLVVHQHVHTGEKPYRCEHCGKMFPKRGDLKTHQRIHTGEKPYSCEHCGKIFSGSSNLIKHQRTHTGEKPYNCDLCGKTFSRRERPYRCEQCGKTFTNNKSFKSHQRIHTGEKPYCCDLCGKAFLRSTDFKRHQLVHNGEKPHRCEHCGKMFSKRGDLKTHQRIHTGEKPYSCEHCGKMFSGSSNLIKHQRAHTGEKPFSCDLCGQTFSWSDSLVVHRRVHTGDRPYRCEQCGKTFTNNSGFKSHQRIHTGEKSYCCDLCGKAFLRSIDFKRHQLVHTGEKPHRCEHCGKMFSKRGDLKTHQRIHTGEKPYSCEHCGKRFSGSSNLININALTTGEKPSQLAPTGVRPFS, encoded by the exons cttcacaacatctggaCATTTAAATCTTCATCAGAgagtcacactggagagaatctacacagctgtgatctatgtggtaaaaccttttgTAGGAGGGGTAACCTAGTAGTCCACCGACGTGCTCACACCAGAGAGAAACCGTACCGGTGTGAACAGTGTGGCAAAACCTTTACTAATAGTAGTAGCTTTAAATTTCACCAGCGCacccacactggagagaagccgtacagctgtgatctatgtggtaaaaccttttctaGGAGGGATAGCCTAGTAGTCCACcaacgtgttcacaccggagagaaaccgtaccggTGTGAACAGTGTGGCAAAACCTTTACTAATAAAACTGgctttaaatctcaccagcgcagaCACGGTgcagagaagccgtacagctgtgatctatgtggggcagctttcaaaCGACAGAACAACCTAAAATCACATCAACgcgttcacactggagagaatctacatagctgtgatctatgtggtaaaaccttttctaGGAGGGGTAGCCTAGTAGTCCACCAAcatgttcacaccggagagaaaccgtatcggtgtgaacactgtgggaaaatgtttccTAAGAGGGGTGACcttaaaacacatcaacgcatccacactggagagaagccgtacagctgtgaacactgtgggaaaataTTTTCTGGGAGTAGTAACCTTATAAAACATCAACgcactcacactggagagaagccgtacaactgtgatctatgtggtaaaaccttttcaaGGAGGG AGAGACCGTAccggtgtgaacaatgtggcaaaacctttactaataataaaagctttaaatctcaccagcgcattcacactggagagaagccgtactgctgtgatctatgtggtaaagcCTTTCTTCGAAGTACCGactttaaaagacaccagctcgTTCACAATGGAGAGAAGCCGCACAggtgtgaacactgtgggaaaatgttttctaagagGGGTGACcttaaaacacatcaacgcatccacactggagagaagccgtacagctgtgaacactgtgggaaaatgttttctggGAGTAGTAACCTTATAAAACATCAACGcgctcacactggagagaagccgttcagctgtgatctatgtggtcaAACCTTTTCTTGGAGTGATAGCCTAGTAGTCCACCGACGTGTTCATACCGGAGACAGACCGTAccggtgtgaacaatgtggcaAAACCTTTACTAATAATAGTGgctttaaatctcaccagcgcattcacactggagagaagtcgtactgctgtgatctatgtggtaaagcCTTTCTTCGAAGTATTGactttaaaagacaccagcttgttcacaccggagagaagccgcacaggtgtgaacactgtgggaaaatgttttctaagagGGGTGACcttaaaacacatcaacgcatccacactggagagaagccgtacagctgtgaacactgtgggaaaaggttttctggGAGTAGTAACCTTATAAACATCAACGCACTCaccactggagagaagcc